TACCTGATTTTCATGGGTGCCTTGGGGTCGTGGGGATGGAAAAGCTAGGCTTCAAGGGGGCCTCTTGCTCCAAGGCACTGAGCTGAGCGGGAAGGCATCCCAGGAGACAGACCGCACGACTCTATCACATCTAACAACCACACTCCCCTCACACCCAGCTTTCCTAAATCAGAGGACAATCAGAGCACAAGGAGCCCGGGGAAACCGAAGGGCAAGGGCAGCCGCCCTCTTCTTACCCCCTGGACGCCGGGCGGGAAGACGTACTGGATGACGATGGTACCGTACTTCTCATAGCTGGGCAGCAGGAGCGTGGCGTCCTTAGAGACCAGCATCCGCCCGTTCTGGGGCTGGTTGCCCACCAGCTGCCCATAGAAGCGGCCACACATGGGGCAGGCCTTCTTCACCTGCAGAGCCCGGGTGATGCAGCCCTCGCAGAACGAGTGCCGGCACTTCTCCAGGGTCTTGGCGTTCTGGATCTCTCCCAGACAGATGGGGCAGgtgctctcctgctcctctgcctcttcccgaaggcggggagggaggggagggggcagggcaggaggaggtgggggaagccCCCGGGCCCCTGGGGGCAGGAGTGGGGCTGCCCGGAGAGGGGGCGGGCCTGGGCGGTGCAGCTCAGGgtgctcccctccaccccccaaagCCAGGCAGCCCATAAGCTCCCCCTGCCTCTGAGCTTTCTTGagctctttctctgcctccttgaGCAGCCCCTTGAGGGCCTTCCTGGCCAGGTAGAGCCCAttgggaggggcggggggcggcccCTGAGGGGAAAGCTGGAGAACATAGATGTCAGAAGTCTCGCCGTCTATGAGAATGGACACGTGGTGCTCCTCCCGAAGCCGGGCCAGCCGGGCGGGGGTCTCCTTGCTCAGGAAGTCCCACACAGGCTTGGAGACGGTCACTTTGTTCTTGCAGGTGCCTCCACAGGCTGCCATTCTGGACAGGACGAACGACACTGCCCCCAGGGTGAAAGGGACTCAGGGTGGGGgggtccccatttcacagataccAGTGCCTCCTCCTGCCCACTCCTTTCCAGCCCTAGATTACCTCCACTCTCTCAGAGCCCAACCCCCAACTCCTCCCCCCAAGTTCGTGTTCCagttcctcccaccttcaaactccAGCACCCCCTGAAGAGCAAGAAAGCTGCCCTAACTTTATTGTCATCTAAGGTAAGCATCAGTCTTGCTTCTCCTACACTCCTCCCTAGATCACAGAAGCATCCTGGCCCTCCCCAACTCTGGACTGGGTTCTGTAAAAGGAAAGGAGATTTCGACCCCCCTTTTTGCTCACTTTGATCCTGAAGAGCTTAGAATTGGCATGCAGGCGCGCTCTCTGTCCTCACTCCCT
This genomic stretch from Muntiacus reevesi chromosome 4, mMunRee1.1, whole genome shotgun sequence harbors:
- the DTX3 gene encoding probable E3 ubiquitin-protein ligase DTX3 isoform X1; this translates as MPILSSSGSKMAACGGTCKNKVTVSKPVWDFLSKETPARLARLREEHHVSILIDGETSDIYVLQLSPQGPPPAPPNGLYLARKALKGLLKEAEKELKKAQRQGELMGCLALGGGGEHPELHRPGPPPLRAAPLLPPGARGLPPPPPALPPPLPPRLREEAEEQESTCPICLGEIQNAKTLEKCRHSFCEGCITRALQVKKACPMCGRFYGQLVGNQPQNGRMLVSKDATLLLPSYEKYGTIVIQYVFPPGVQGAEHPNPGVRYPGTTRVAYLPDCPEGNKVLTLFRKAFDQRLTFTIGTSMTTGRPNVITWNDIHHKTSCTGGPQLFGYPDPTYLTRVQEELRAKGITDD
- the DTX3 gene encoding probable E3 ubiquitin-protein ligase DTX3 isoform X2, with translation MSFVLSRMAACGGTCKNKVTVSKPVWDFLSKETPARLARLREEHHVSILIDGETSDIYVLQLSPQGPPPAPPNGLYLARKALKGLLKEAEKELKKAQRQGELMGCLALGGGGEHPELHRPGPPPLRAAPLLPPGARGLPPPPPALPPPLPPRLREEAEEQESTCPICLGEIQNAKTLEKCRHSFCEGCITRALQVKKACPMCGRFYGQLVGNQPQNGRMLVSKDATLLLPSYEKYGTIVIQYVFPPGVQGAEHPNPGVRYPGTTRVAYLPDCPEGNKVLTLFRKAFDQRLTFTIGTSMTTGRPNVITWNDIHHKTSCTGGPQLFGYPDPTYLTRVQEELRAKGITDD